In the genome of Leptospira inadai serovar Lyme str. 10, one region contains:
- a CDS encoding substrate-binding periplasmic protein, whose translation MTRPSSTLRALLPALILFISDGIFAQKTPASRLDQILAKKEIVVGVNRVYEPFYIQDPLDGFPGFDVELAKLYAEYLGVALKLKPLKTFRQFSDEIAAGSIDIALAGMSTDLSRGKTVSFSDPYLLATPAGLVFKKSLPPEPEGSIVTTRSFKSLDDLSVLNGVSFSVRSNTTNHNYLLRKFGKNKIYSYLSDSIAIDALIKNDVTCYVADSLYILALLQKQPSLRASYLPLINPVMDDYISAAMPLNDLVFVDNFNFFIKELKRTGVVEGIRSKYFLSKDWVK comes from the coding sequence ATGACGAGACCGAGCAGTACCTTGCGAGCTCTCCTCCCAGCTCTCATTTTATTTATTTCAGACGGCATTTTCGCCCAAAAAACGCCGGCCAGTAGATTGGATCAAATCTTGGCAAAAAAGGAAATTGTCGTCGGTGTAAATCGAGTTTATGAACCGTTTTACATTCAAGATCCGCTCGATGGGTTTCCCGGCTTCGATGTCGAGCTAGCGAAACTTTACGCCGAGTATTTAGGAGTAGCGCTTAAATTAAAGCCTCTTAAAACTTTTAGGCAGTTCTCGGACGAGATAGCGGCCGGATCGATCGATATCGCATTGGCGGGAATGTCCACTGATTTGAGCCGCGGAAAGACCGTTAGTTTTTCGGATCCATATCTACTTGCTACACCTGCAGGTCTTGTTTTTAAGAAATCGCTTCCTCCGGAACCGGAAGGAAGCATCGTAACGACTCGGTCATTCAAATCGCTGGATGATTTATCGGTTTTGAACGGTGTTTCTTTCTCCGTTCGTTCCAATACTACGAACCATAACTACCTTTTAAGAAAATTCGGAAAGAATAAGATTTATAGTTATCTTTCCGACTCTATTGCCATAGACGCGCTTATTAAAAATGACGTTACTTGTTATGTAGCAGACAGTTTGTATATTCTCGCTTTACTGCAAAAACAACCCAGCCTGCGTGCAAGTTATTTACCTTTGATCAATCCCGTGATGGACGATTATATAAGCGCGGCAATGCCGTTAAACGATCTTGTTTTCGTGGATAATTTTAATTTCTTCATCAAAGAATTAAAGAGAACCGGTGTAGTGGAAGGAATTCGATCGAAATATTTTCTCTCCAAAGATTGGGTAAAATAA
- the recR gene encoding recombination mediator RecR produces MAEHLIEGMVSALSSLPGIGKKSAYRISFHLLRQDPTVFHGFVQSLVDTKDRIRFCARCGAYSEAEICELCISPRRDGHTVCVVEQPEDVFFIENTGEFKGRYHVLNGVISPLEGIGPQDLRIKELVSRIEPEEIKEVLVATNPTLEGDATADYLHRQLQNSNVVVSRIAYGITVGGSIELADQYTLGRAIRSRLKL; encoded by the coding sequence GTATGGTTAGCGCACTTTCTTCCCTTCCGGGGATCGGAAAGAAGAGCGCTTATCGAATCAGTTTCCATCTACTCCGACAAGATCCGACGGTATTTCACGGATTTGTTCAAAGTCTGGTAGATACCAAAGATCGAATTCGTTTTTGTGCAAGGTGCGGTGCCTATTCCGAAGCCGAAATCTGCGAACTTTGTATTTCTCCTAGACGGGACGGGCATACCGTTTGCGTAGTCGAGCAACCGGAAGACGTTTTCTTTATCGAAAATACGGGCGAGTTTAAGGGAAGATACCATGTATTAAACGGAGTAATTTCTCCGTTGGAAGGAATCGGTCCTCAGGATCTAAGAATTAAGGAATTAGTAAGCAGAATCGAACCGGAAGAAATTAAGGAAGTCCTAGTCGCCACGAACCCTACGTTAGAAGGCGATGCAACGGCGGACTACCTACATCGACAATTACAAAATTCGAATGTAGTTGTGAGTCGTATCGCCTACGGCATAACGGTCGGTGGTTCGATAGAATTGGCCGACCAATACACTTTAGGACGCGCAATCCGTTCAAGATTAAAATTATAA